The Symbiobacterium terraclitae region TCAGACAGCGCATGAAGAAGTAGGCACGATCGTTGATATCCAATCATTGGGAGTCTGCCCCTATCTCACGTGCGGTTACCCGGACAGGCTCCTAGGGGGTGACGGTTAAGTATGATCCTTCACATGCGAAGTGGCAAGAAATCGCAAGGGGTCGCGAGCGAGGCTGCGGAAACGTGACACTTCAGGTGTGAAAGGTGTCGCGGCAAGAAACGGGCCCAGGGTGTGGCAAGGCCACGAAACGGGCACTGGGGTTGTATGCGAACTTGGAAAGTTCGAACCAAGAAGGGTGCGGGGCCCGCCGCGGCGAATCTCAGGAGCCAGCAACGGGGAGGGGGCTATCGCGAATGGATCAGAAACCCTACACGGACGGCACGATGGTGGAGACGCTGGGCATCGTGCTGGAGGAGGTCACGCCGGAGCGGGTCGTCGCCACGATGCCGGTGGATCACCGCACCCGCCAGCCCTTCGGCCTGCTGCACGGCGGCGCCTCGGTGGCGCTGGCGGAGACGGTGGCCTCCATCGGCGCGGCGCTGAACGCCGGCGAGGGGCGTACGGCGGTCGGCATGGAGATCAACGCCAACCACATCCGCTCCAAGCGGGAGGGCACCGTGCGGGCGGTGGCCACGCCGGCACACATCGGCCGCAGCACCAGCGTATGGGAGATCCGCATCACCGACGAGGAAGGGCAGCTGATCTGCCTCTCCCGGTGCACGCTGGCATTCGTCGACCTCAAGTGACGGCACCGAACAGAAGGGCAAACGAGCGGAGGCTGGGGAGAGGATCTCCTCAGCCTCCGTCGCGTGGCGCCAGTCGGGCGGGACCCTGTGGCCCGTGACCGCCAGGTCGGGAGCGGCGTTACGAGGTCTCGCCCTCGTCCCAGCGGCGCTGCAGCTCCTGGTACGTGGCCGGGAACTCCGGCGTGTAGCGCAGGAAGGTGGGGATCGGGTAGCGCACGCCGCCCTTGTGCGTGCCCTCCAGCCCCTCCAGCAGGTCGCCGACCTGCGACCAGGGGATGGTGAACGCCATCTCGTGGTCCTGCGTCTGGCCGAAGATCCGGTCGCCGAGGCAGGGCAGGATGAACTGGGGCTTCCCCTCCCGGGCGGTGCGGATGACGATGTCCGCGCAGTCGGCCCGGCCGGAGGTGACGGAGGTCAGCGAGCCGCCCGTCTTCCACAGCGCTCCCGTCACCGCCCGCATGATCTGGGCCGAGTTGCCGTAGATCAGCAGCGTCTCGGGCTCGAAGCTGC contains the following coding sequences:
- a CDS encoding hotdog fold thioesterase; the protein is MDQKPYTDGTMVETLGIVLEEVTPERVVATMPVDHRTRQPFGLLHGGASVALAETVASIGAALNAGEGRTAVGMEINANHIRSKREGTVRAVATPAHIGRSTSVWEIRITDEEGQLICLSRCTLAFVDLK